The Leptospira sp. WS60.C2 genome includes the window ATTCTGAGTTTGTGATCCATTCCCCTTCGGATACAGAAGAAGGTTTGGTTTCCAATCTACAAATCACAGGGAATATCAATGCGAAGCAGGGTGAATTACTTAGCTATACGAACATTCTAAAACCAATCAGTTCCATTGGTAGTGTGATCAATTTGAAAAAAATAGATTTTAGCCGTGCCACTCCCTACAATGAGCTCAAATTTGATTTTATGTATGCAAATGAAAATATAGAAATTCGAAATTTTGCATTAAAGGCGGATGGAATCGCTGGATCTGGTGGTGGAAAAATTGGTTTTAACAAGGCCATTGATATGAAGTTTACGATTGCTTTTCCTGGGGTCGCAGGCAAAGCACTTAAGCTTCCCATTATCTATCGAGGAACGTACGGAGTGTCCTCTCCATTCATTGATCCTATTTGGTTGGGATCAGTGTATGCAGGAACCATCTTTTTAGCAAGTCCTGCTGGTGCCGCAGTGGGTGGGATTGCTGGTTCTGCTATGTCTGATTATGTAAACCGTGCTGTTGATAATGTCTCGAATGGTGTACAAAAAAGTTGGAAAGGCATCAAATCAATCTTTGGCGGCAGAGAGGAAGATGAGAAAAAAGATCTAAAGGAAAATTTCGAAAAGAAAGAAGAAAAATAAATCAAACGTCTTCGTTTCGAATCGGGATTCCTTCCTTTTTTAAAATCTTTAATGCATTCGTAGAACTTGAAACTCCTTCCCTAATTTGATAATCAAAATCCATTTGTCCATCTTTCTCGAGTTCCGTGAAATGAAATCGTTTTGCCCATGCAATCTCTGCAAGTTTTAAGTCGTGAGTCGTCAAAAACACGATACAGTTTTTTTCACGTAACACAGACAAGATTTCCCTTGTTGCGATAAACCTTTCTTTTGAGTTTGTTCCTTTTAGAATTTCATCCAAAAAGAGTATGGGAATTGTTTGGGAACTATTTGCATCTTGAATGATGGAAGATAATCGTCGCACTTCTGAATAAAAAAAGGAAACTCCATCTTCCATAGAATCTTGTGATCGAATCAGTGTATGAATTTGAAATTTTGGATATACAAATCCTTTCCCGATTACGGGAGCACCTGATCCAGCGAGTAACAGAGACATGGCGATAGATCGTAAGTATGTTGTTTTTCCGCTCATATTGGAACCAGTGACAATCATCAAATCCCCAGGTTTCATTTCAGGCAATGGGTTAAAAACGCGATTGGATTTCGGTAGAAGTGGATGGACAATGGATTCGGAACCAAGAGATCCATTCATTGCCATTTGAGCAAAATTTCCTTCTGGATTGAGGAATCCAAAATTCAACATCGGAAGGACGGAATCAATTTGGATGATTTTGTCTTGTAATTCATTCCAGTTTTGAGAGTGAACGGATTTCCATTTTTGAAGGGATTGGATTTTCCAAAGATCCCATAAAACAATTACATTGAATACGAAATGAGGAAGAGGAGAGACCAAAAGTTCAGAGGAATCCCCCAGTCCCGTAATATTCTTTAACATTTGTTTTGTGACATTTCTGTTCTTCGAAAGAAAAAGAAATGTTTTTTTGAATCGATTGGCAGTGGTACTGAAGGTTTTGATTTCCTTCCAAAGTATAGACGATTCTTTGCGGTAACTCACAAACAAAAGGCCGTTGAACAGTAGAATCAGAGGTAAAAAAGGAAGATCAAATAACAAACCAAGAATCAAATAAACAGGTGTGATCACTCCCCAAATCGGAAAGATCCAGCGAAGCCACTTTCGTTTCTGCCAAAAATCGGCGTGCTGTTCTATTTTTGGGATTTCAAATTTTTCATTTGGTTCGGCATCCAGAACTAAAAATTTTCGCATCAACTGGAAGCTGTATTTTCTTTGTTTCAGAATTCCTTCGATCCAACTAGGATCAGAAAGGGAAGGAACATTTGGGTCTTGTAAAAATCGAGATACGTAGGTTTGGAATCCATCGGATGTGATGGATGTATCGAATACGCCCAAAAACCCTTGTTTGGTGCAAAGATCCAAATCAATCGAAAGAGGATGATTTCTCACAAACACTGGATATTCCCAATGTTCTCTTGTTTTGAGTTTTTTAAACTCACCTGTGAGGCGTAAGATTTCTTCTTCTAAGAACTGGAGAGTTCGTTTGGCAAACTGAAGTTGTTCTTTCCTTTGGGAATACAAACGAACCAAATATAGAAAAGGTAAAATGGGTAGGATCGAAATTCCGTATTCCAACCAGGATTGTTTCGAGAGATAACAGAAAAAAATCCCAGAAACGAAAACAAGAAACGTAACCAGTCTAAAAACGGAAACGGCTCTAAGTCGCTTGGAAAAAAACTGGATTTTTGCTTTGTATTTCTGTTTCCTATGAGTTAGGAAACTGTATGTGGAATTAGTGGAAAAGAGGTCGTTCGTAATTTTCTTCTTCCCTGCGAGAAATCTCGGTATCAAGGACACGGATGAGACTTCCTAAATCATTTAATCTCCATTTGTCGATGAGACGTCCTTTCTCGCGACCAGAAAACTTATTGAGATAGAGAGTACCAAATAGGTCCTCCCCATACTCATAAGCAACAAAGCGCCCGCTTCGTCTTCCTGTAGAATTTTCCAATCGAATCGTCATGAACGAATACCAATAATCAGAGAAAAAAAAATAGTACAAGCAAAATTTTTTGCTTCAGGATATTCATTTTTCGGCGATACATATATCGGGGGGAGGCTACCTACCACGGATGGTGGGAACCTTCAAAATACAGATACCCCGGAAACCGGAAAGCACGGAGGCTTGTATGGATTTCTATCCTGATATGAACTTGGAGTTTAAAAGCTCCTTCGTTAAAACCAACCAGTTTTTTGCCAACACAGAAGATGAATCTCTTCTTCCACAAAAAGGACTCGCGGCACGTAACCTTCTCAACCTCGCACAAATGACCAAACTGCGCGAAATTCGCAAACGCCATTTGAAAAAAGGACACCAACGCGAAGGGTTCCACTGGGACTAATTGCTTAAATTTCTCTTGACCATCTGAAAGTAGAGTCTATCATAAAGACCGCTTTTAGATGGAGAGATATGGCAAATAACCTAGCAGAAGTTTATAAGGAATCCGCAGAAAAATTTGGTCCAAGACCAGCATTTTGGTATAAAAATGCACAGAAGGATTACCAAGCCCTTACCTATAAACAACTTTATGAAGATGGTATCGCACTTGCTGAGGCCCTAATTGATTTAGGCGTAAAGGCAAGAGAACATGTCGGTGTTCTTGCTGACAACCGAGTGGAATGGATCATTGCAGATTGTGCCGTGTTGACTGCTGGAGCGGCCAATGTTCCTCGTGGTTCCGACATCACAGACTCGGAAATTGTATATATTTTAAACCACTCCGAGGCCAAAGTTGTTTTTTTAGAAAACGATAAGGTTTACGAAAAATACAAAAATAACAAATCCCAAGTGAAATCGGTGAAAACCTTGATCATTATGGATAAAGACACCAAACTCAAGTCAGGTGCAGGGATTCTTCATTTTTACGAACTTTTGGAAAAAGGTAGAGACCTTCGTGCCAAAGGGAAACGAGAAGCAGAGAAACGAATGGCAGGAATCAAACCTGACGATTTGTATACTTTGATTTACACTTCTGGAACCACTGGTATGCCCAAAGGTGTGATGCTCATGCATTCCAACATGATCCACCAAATGCATTATGTTGTCCCTCGTGTTGCCAAAGTAACACCAGATGACAGAATGTTATCCATCCTCCCTGTATGGCATATCTTTGAACGAGTTGTAGAATACTTCGCTATCATCAATGGAGGTTCTACGTATTACACAAAAGTAACGGAACTTCGTAACGACATCCAAAAAGCAAGGCCAACCTTTATGGCATCTGCGCCAAGGGTTTGGGAAAGTATCTACAACGGAATCTATACTCGTATCAATGATCCAAAACAAACTCCTCCCGTAAGAAGAATCCTATTTAAGGTGGCTTACTTTTTTTCTAAGCATTACCATGCATCGATTCGTTTCTTGAAAGGTTGGGAAGTCGATTACGAAGGAAGAAATATTCTTCACTCATTGGTTCTTTCCGTTGTTTCGATCTTTAAACTATTGTTTACTGGTCCATTCACTCTTACGATCCTCTCTTTGATCGCATCGCAGTTTTTGATACCTGAAGGTAGTGCATTCAAAACTCCACTGTATGTAGTAGCGGGACTTGGGGTTTTGTTTAACGCTTTCACTTTGGATCGTATTGTACTTTCCAAAATCAGACAAGCCACAGGTGGTCACTTACGTGCGACTCTTTCTGGTGGTGGGGCTCTTCAAAAACACGTGGATGCCTTCTTTATGGATATCGGAATTACAGTTCTTGAAGGATACGGTATGACAGAAACTGGACCTGTGATTTCCGCTCGTACGTTTGATCGTCCTATTATGGGATCTGTGGGTGATATCGTTCCTCTCAGCCAAGTTCAGATTCGTGATGATGCAGGGAATGTTCTTTGCCATATCGATGACAAAAAAAATATTATCTTTGGTAAGTTAGGTGTTAAGGGTGTGGTTCATATCAAGGGACCTCAAGTAATGAAAGGATATTATAAGAATCCTGAAACCACCAAAAAAACCATCGTAGACAATTGGATGAACACCGGTGATATCGGGATGATTAACTTCAAGAAGACCCTCACACTCACTGGTCGTGCAAAAGATACAATTGTGTTACTCGGTGGTGAAAACGTAGAGCCAGTACCCATTGAAAATAAAATTGATGAATCACCTTACATCAAACAGTCGATGGTAGTGGGACAAGATCAAAAGGTACTTGGAGCAATCATTGTTCCTGATTTTGATGCTCTTATCCCTTGGGCAGAAGAAAACGGAATCACAGAAAAAAGCCCTGAAAAATTGATCACACATCCAAAGATCGTAGAATTCTACAAAAAGGAAGTTCGTAATTTTAACAGTGTTAAAACTGGATTCAAAAATTTCGAACAGGTGCAGTATGTCACTCTCATCACGAAACCATTTGAAGTGGGGGACGAACTCACCAACCTCATGAAGATGAAACGACATGTGATCACAGAAAAATACAAAGACAGAATTTTGGAGCTCTACAAAAACAGTTAATATGACTCCTTTTGCAGAGATCTTTCATGGAGACCGCATCTTGGAAATCAAGATGCAGTCCAATGAAAAGAATACATTTGATTTTGAAACTTTTGTTTTATTCCAACAAATTCTAAACAAACACGCAAGTAACTCTAACTTGCGAGTTTTACTTTTCACTTCCGCCCAAACTCAGTTTTTTTCCAACGGAATTGAACCCACTCTCATGTATGGAAAATCAGAAGTCGATGTGAGAAAATCTGTCGAACAATTATTACGGACAGCCCAAACCTATTTCCATTTTCCTGTTCCAACCATAGCTGTTATCAATGGTCATTGTATGGCGGCTGGTGCCGTATTTGCATTGTTTTCGGATTACCGTTACATGGTGGACAAGGGGGGAAGGATTGGTTTTTCAGAAGCAATTGTCGGACTAAACTTCCCTTGTATTCCAACGATCATTTTACAAGACTTAGTTGGTGTGAAGGCAACCAGAGATTTACTTTTTACGGGAAAACAAATCAAAGGTCCTGAAGCGAAAGAAATGGGTCTTGTGGATGAATTGTTCAGTGCAGAAGATTTGTATCCAGAGGCGATGAAACTTGCTGAATCTCTTTCCAAGCTCACTTTGAATTCGAGTCGTGGAATGAAAACGGCCTTACGAGAACCTTACCGTGCTCAGATGGAATCGTTATTCCAATTGGATGCTGATCTATTTACAAAAGTAATTTTGTCACCAGATGGACAGGAAGGATTTTTATCCCTTATCGAAAAACGCAGGCCAAAGTTTACGACATGATGCGAATCTTGATTGTGTTTGTGGTTACGATTTTTATGAATTGTGCCACAAAAGTAGTCAGACAGAAATCAGAACAACTTTCCACTCGAATCCACAATTTGGATTCCGTTAAGCTTATCAAACCTGAATATCATTTACTCTTTGAATCCCCCGAATTAAAATCCAAAGATGGGACAAGATATGAACGTTCCCTGAATGCTTGGGATCGACGTTCCGGCATTTGGTATGAACCACACCCTCAAAGTAGCTTAGAAACATTAGAGATCCGAGAGATTGTAAACAAAGGGGAACCTGTTCAATATGGTGGCATCTATTTCCAACCAAGTTCATACAATTATTCTTGGTCTTTGTATCTTTCCAAAGAATTCTCAGTTGTATACAAAGTATTGATAGATGATTATACCGGGATACCCAAGGAAATAGAATATGTTGAATATGAAAATTCGTTTGGCATTTGTTTCGAATTTAAGAAAGGTAAAACATGTTACGAGTCAATTCCGATAGAAAATCCTAAGGAATCATATACCTTTACTTTGATTCGTTGTGACTCTTGCCAAAGTAGAGTTCGAAGGACTGTTCTGATTCCCAAACAACCTACGGAAGACTCTCTTGTCGTTGCCCTTGTGGATGAGAAAGGATACATAGGAAAGGTGTACCAAATCGATACTAAAAAGTACGGATACCTTTTGCATAGGTATATTGAAATTTATTCTATAGAAAAGTTTGGAATTAATATTAAGTGGTATCCTGTTTTGCCTTTTGCCTTCCTTTGGGATACCATCACGTTTCCTTTCCAATTTCTTTGGAAAATTTTAACACTCATTGCCTTTAGTCGTTCCTTTAGCTAAGAAAAGAATGGAAGACCAATCCTTAAGAATTGGAAACTTTGTCTAATATATTGACTGAACCTAAAACCTTTTTGAATTTCCTTGCCAAGCCTTGCCCTTGACGAAATTGAAAGGTCAAAAAACTTCATTATAAAGAGGAACAAATGGCTGAAAATCATTATTATAACGCAAAGGACTTAGGGAAATTTGGGGAAATTGGTAGGACGAATCCCGCCCTTGCTGATAAATTTTTTGGATATTACAATGCTGTGATGGCAGAAGGTGCTTTGACTGAAAGAGAAAAGGCACTCATTGCGCTAGCAGTGGCGCATGCACTCAAATGTCCTTATTGTATCGATGCGTATACAACCACCTCACTTCAAAAAGGTGCTGATGAAGCGCAGATGAACGAAGCGGTTCATGTGGCGGCAGCAATGGCAGCAGGGATCAACTTAGTACATAGCGTACAAATGCAAAATAAAATTGATGAACTTTCGTTTTAAACTATGAATATAACGGAACAACATTCCGCCTTAGATAGTTTTAGCGGGAATCCATTTTTAAAGACCGTGGGGAAACCGATCCAAGCTCGTTCCTTAAAGGTGTTTCAAATCAACGTGGGGAAATGGTGTAACCAAGCTTGTCGTCATTGCCATGTAGATGCATCGCCTATCCGCAGTGAGATGATGGATCGAGAAACAGCTGAAGCTTGTATCGAACTCATTTCCAAAATTCCTGAAGTTGAAACCGTTGACATCACTGGAGGTGCACCCGAAGGAAATCCAAATTTTAAATTCCTTGTGATAGAAGCAAGACGACTTGGAAAACGAGTGATGGATCGTTGTAATCTTACCATTCTCGAAGAACCAGGGTATGAATGGTTATATGAGTTTCTGAAGGAGAATCAAGTAGAGATTGTTTCATCTTTGCCTTCTGTATTAGAAAATGTAACCGACAAACAAAGGGGAAAAGGTGTGTATCAAAAATCGATCACCGCCTTAAAAAAGTTAAATGCACTTGGTTATGGAACAACGCTCCCCATTCATTTGGTTTACAATCCAAATGGTTTGTTTTTAAGTTCAGGGCAAGCGCAGCTAGAAAAAGAATACAAAGAGAATCTATTTAAAAAGTATGGCATTGTATTCAACCAATTGTTTTGTATCAATAATCTTCCGATCAATCGGTTTTTAGGATCTCTTGTCCGAAGTGGCAAGTTCGAAATGTACATGGAAACTTTGGTGAATGCATACAATCCAGCAACAGTGAATGGATTAATGTGTTTGGATCAAATATCGGTTGGGTATGATGGATCTGTTTATGATTGTGATTTTAATCAGATGTTGGAATTAAAATCGAAGGAAGTCAAACATATCAAAGATTTCGATTTGCCTGCATACCTAGGTCGGGAGATCGTTGTAGCAAACCACTGTTATGGGTGTACGGCAGGTGCTGGATCCAGCTGTGGTGGAGAGATTGTTTAGATGTCCATTCAAAATGAAAAAGACTTACAAGGCATTTTAAATGCAGGAAAGTTTGTCGCAAAAGTTCGTGAACTATTAAAACTTTTAGCAAAACCTGGTGTATCCACATTGGAACTTGATATGGTCGCCAAACAAGAATTTGAGAAGGCGGGTGCATTTTCTGCTCCTAAATTTGATTACAAATTTCCAGGTTATACCTGTATCAGTACCAATTTGGAAATTGCTCATGGTATCCCCAAAAGAGAAACCATTTTGAAAGAAGGAGATTTGGTGAATGTAGACGTATCGGCAAAACTTGATGGTTACTACGCCGATACAGGGATTTCGTTTGTGGTTGGCAATGCGAATCCCTCATTAAGCAAACTTTGCGAAACTGCAATTGAAGGTACAATGCGAGCCACAAAACAAGCATTCACTGGAAATTATCTGAGGAATATTGGAAGAGAAATCCATTCTGCTGCGAAAGAAAACGGATTCACTGTTATCAAAAACTTAGCAGGACACGGAACTGGAAAAAAACTCCACGAAGAACCACAAGTATTGGTGTATGAAGATAGAAGAGACCATCGCAAACTGAACCAAGGTCTAGTCCTTGCCATCGAATCTTTTATCTCAACTGGCAGCCAAACAGCTTATGAAGAATCTGATGGTTGGACTCTCGTGGCAGGGAATAGGCAAGGTGTCTTAAGTTATGTTGCTCAGTGTGAACACACAGTCATTGTTCAAAATGGAAAACCGATTATTGCTACCTTGTAAACATTCGAGTATTCTTTGCCTTCTCTAGAAATCATTGAATCTGGAGTTTCGCATACTGAAGCTAAGGGAATTCTTATTCTTTGGCCAAGTACCGGTGGAAATGCTCGTTCGTTTCGCATTCGAGACTCAGAGCTTATCACACACGGACTTCGACTGATACGATTTAATCCACCTTCCCATGGAAATTCAGATGGAATTTATGATCCAAAAGTCGCCATTTCCTTGTTATACGACTATTTGAAAGCTAAACAATATTTAAATCATAGATTATTTGGTATCGGTCATAGTGGAGGGGGAGCAGCACTTTTGCTTTTGGCAAAACAGATCCCGTTTCAGAAATTGTTTTTGTTAGCTCCAATTTTGAATAGTGTTTTAAGCCTAAAATTTTTATACGAATCAGATTCGATCGAAGAGTTCAGTCGTTTGCTTTTACAACCAGAAGTAGCAGATGATGAGTTTCCAAACAATCTGATACTAAACACTCTCTCCAATTCAGATTGGCTTGTGACAGGGAAGGTAGATCCACTTTCTTTCCCAATCAAAAATACGAGAATTCAGGTGGCATCACTTGCGGAGTTTTTGCGAAATCTGTTTTTGCCAGGATTTCAGGTGTCAGAGGGAGACCTCGCTCACCATTCAGAAGTGACCATCTTTCTTCCCAAGGAAGACAAATGGTTCCCGAAAGAGAACACGATCCAATTTGCAAAAAAGAACCAAATTCGAGTCGTTGAAATTCTAGAAGCGCCAGATCATTTTTTCTCTCGAAGCTGGCTTCGCGTATGGAACGAGATTCAGGCAATTGGATGGTGATAACTCCAAACCAAACATTCTAAAATTTACATTTAATGAGTTTACAAGTGAACTAGAGTCAGTTAGTATTCTCGCCTGTATCAATTCACAAATGAATGAGTAAGATGATACAAAGGAGAATCTGTGGAGCCAATTTATTTAACGTTGATTTTGTTTACGCTATGGACTTTGGGACTTGGGATCACTTTGATTACCTATCGAAGCGTACAAGTGTTACTTGGTAAGAAAAAATCGAATGAATTCCCTGCCGGTGTCCAACATGGCACAGACTTCAATTGGAGACTCAATCGCGCGCACTTGAATAGTTTGGAAAATCTACCTTTGTTTGTGACAGTTGTATTTTTAACTGTGAGTTTAGGAAAAGTTGATAGTTTCGTGAACCAAGCAGGTTATGTCATCTTGGGAGCACGAGTCACCCAATCCTTGATTCATTTAGTTTCGAGTGATGTGATGTTTGTGAACATTCGATTTACTTTTTATATGATCCAAATATTCACATACATCATTTTACTTTTGCGACTTTTCTAAACACCTTCTCGTTTGAGGTCACGGCTCATCAGAGCTTTGACCACTTCTTTTGGATCTTTGTCTTCATATAACATACGATAAACTTCTTGTGTGATTGCCATCTCCACTCCTAATTTATCTGCTAAATTTTTAGTCGAAAGAGTTGTTTTGACTCCTTCTGCCACTTCATTCATGGAGGCTAAAATTTCTTTTAATTTTTCCCCTTTGCCCAATCGAAAACCTACAGTACGATTTCGTGATGCTTCCCCGCAACACGTGAGGACAAGGTCCCCCATTCCGGATGGTCCGAGAAACGTCATTGGGTCTGCCCCCATTTTGATTCCCATACGAGTAATTTCGTTTAACCCGCGTGTGATGAGAGCGGCTCTTGTGTTTTGACCAAACCCAAGACCGTCGGCCACTCCGGCAGCAATGGCAATTACGTTCTTTAACGCTCCACCAACTTCAACACCGACGACATCGGGTGTCCAGTAGGTTCGAAAGTAAGTGAAACTGAAGATCTCTTGCACGCGTTTGGCGGTGGCTTCGTTTTTGGAAGCGATGGAAACGATGGTAGGGACTCGTTTGACCATTTCTTTGGCAAAACTGGGTCCAGAGAGGTAAGACAATTGAGAATGGTATTGTCCAGGAAGTTCTGATTCAAAGATTTCGGAAACAAGTCGCAGGCTTTCATTTTCGATCCCTTTGGATGCGGAAACAATGGGGACTTTTGAGGGGATATGGTCTTTGATTTCGCGTAAAATCCCTGAGAGGGCGTGGCTTGGAGGTGCTGAGACGATCATGTCTTTGTCTTTCACAACTTCAATGAGGTCGGTGCTTGCTTTCAGTTTTTCTGGAAGGACCAAATCGGGCATATGTTTGGAATTCATATGGTTTTGATTGATGGAACGCGCCTGCTCTTCACTACGTGTCCACAAAGTGACATCGTAACCCTTGTCTGCTAAAATACTACCTAGTGCAGTGCCAAAACTTCCTGCACCAATGATTCCAATCTTCATGAGTTCAGTATTCTAAATCTGCTTTCCAAAAAGGCAATAGAAAATAAAATTAAAATATGCTTTTGACGGATCTCTTCCGTTTCAACCCACTCAATCTCTTTTTGCCACCGAAAGTGGTCCCAAAGAGTAATTACAAAGTTACCCTACTCCTCGGTAGCTTAAAAAAAGTCATACAAACAGAAATTATCTCAGAAGATCCAGATTTAGAAAGTTTGGAAGTGGGTTCTGCCAAAGGGGAAGTGATCCTGACCGGGATCTATCGTATGGAATGGTTGTGGATTGCACGACTTTTAAAGGTAAAATCGATTCGTTACCGCGTTAGACTCAAACCTGTGTTAGTCAATGAGAATAAAGCTAGGTTAAAAATCGTAGGATATCGGGTTTGGGATACAAAACCAAGGCGTTTTGATTTTGTTAGGTGGTTTGTCAAAATTGATCCTTTCCATAAAAAAAAGGTATTTGAATCCATCATACATGCTGCCCCACATATTTTATCACTCACAGGTTTGCAGTGGGAATTATTGTTTGATCTGAATTATTTTTTGAATCTAGTTCCTACAATTGCTGGTAAAATAGAAATTCAGTATTTAGTCGCTGACAACAATGAATTGTATATTTTTGTCAAATCTTCTACAATATTAAAACCACTCATGGATTTTTTTGGACCAGAATACCTTAAAATCGATTACATCGAAGAAGATCGCGATATTCAAATGTTACTTTGGGAAAATGAATAAATGAAAATCATTTATCTGACGGATATCCATGACGGTCTTCATGGTCTCAAAAGGATTCTGCAATCAACAGAAGCAGACCTATATTTGTTTTCTGGTGATATCATTTACAAAGCATTTTTTTCTTTCGATCGTATCATTGATTTCTGTGGTGTTCAGGAAGAATTGTATTATCTTTTAACAGAAAGAAAAGATGATTCCACTCCGTTTGATTTTACAACGCATGCTATCCGATTTCCTGAAAAATATTCAACAGCCATTGTGGAAAAATCTCAGAAATACAGAGACTTATATAAATTGGCTGCCAAAACAATGAAGGAAAAATATGAGATCATCGAAAAACTCATTGTTAAGTATGCTAAATCACCTGTGTATTGTTTGCCGGGAAATTATGACTTAGATTTGCAATATACTGAATTGTACCAAAGAGAAGTTCATAGAAAGAGTTTTGAATTTCGAAATATCAAAGTCTCTGGTTATGGTGGAGCACCAATATGGACGTCTGGGATTCCTGAAAAGTTAACTGTAGTTTTTCACGAGTATACGAAGAATGGAAAAAATTATAGTGAACCGGAAGATTTTTTTCGAGAGGAACTTCCTGATATTTGTTGGATCCACAATCCTGCGTATGGATATTTTGATACGATCCCTGGAGTGGGAAAATGTGGAAGCCAAGGAATTCGAAGGTATTTGGATGATGAATCACCATCCCTTGTCGTTTCAGGCCATGTGCATGAAGACCAAGGAATTAAAAAAACAAAAAATACAGTTTTTATCAATCCATCTAACTTTGGCGCAGTGGATTCACTACATGGGTTCCAAGAAGGTGGGTATTATGCGGAAATTTTTATGGACGGGAAAGATGTTGTACAATCCAATCTTTGCCAATTGAGAAATGAGGAGTGGCATCGGTTGATTGAAGTAGATTGTTCGGAAAAACAATTAAAGCTCATTTCCCAAAATCCTATCTCCACTGTGAGTTCAGAAGATTACATTCGAGGAAATTAAATGGTCACCTTTCTAACGATTTGTGGCGTTTTGTTTACTGTTGCCTTTTTTTTATATGCTCTCTCTGCCGTTGACACTCAAAGTTTAAATCAAAAAGAAAAAGAACGTCTTAAGAAAGAAGAAAACCTACGTGTAGGAGATCCAAGAAAGGTATATGGGAAAGAAAAAGATCCTAATCTACCTAGACTTCGCTTATGTCCTGTTTGTGGGACCGTTCTTAGAAAAGACGAATATCTATATGCGGCAATTTCTACCTACACCAACAGTGAAGGGAAAAAACAGGCACAGATTTATGGTTGCAAATATTGTTATCTCATTCTCGATTCTGAAAAAAATAATTCAGGAAAAAAATTGGACGATGAAAATCCATTTGGACCACCTAAACCAACGGATGAGATATAAAACTGATGTTTGATCTAACACAAAGTTTAGGTAATCTAAAGGGGATTGGACCCAAACGAAAGACTGTTTTGTTCGAGCATGGAATCTCTACGTATTACGAATTATTAACGTATTTTCCCAGACGCTATCTTGATCGTAATTTCACAAAAGACATTATTTTAAGACAAGGTGACCAAGTTACCCTACTTGGAAGTATCGTTGATAGTTACATTGTGCACGGTAAAAAGAGCCGATTATTAGTCGGATTTCGCACTTTGAACAA containing:
- a CDS encoding metallophosphoesterase: MKIIYLTDIHDGLHGLKRILQSTEADLYLFSGDIIYKAFFSFDRIIDFCGVQEELYYLLTERKDDSTPFDFTTHAIRFPEKYSTAIVEKSQKYRDLYKLAAKTMKEKYEIIEKLIVKYAKSPVYCLPGNYDLDLQYTELYQREVHRKSFEFRNIKVSGYGGAPIWTSGIPEKLTVVFHEYTKNGKNYSEPEDFFREELPDICWIHNPAYGYFDTIPGVGKCGSQGIRRYLDDESPSLVVSGHVHEDQGIKKTKNTVFINPSNFGAVDSLHGFQEGGYYAEIFMDGKDVVQSNLCQLRNEEWHRLIEVDCSEKQLKLISQNPISTVSSEDYIRGN
- a CDS encoding alpha/beta hydrolase, which codes for MPSLEIIESGVSHTEAKGILILWPSTGGNARSFRIRDSELITHGLRLIRFNPPSHGNSDGIYDPKVAISLLYDYLKAKQYLNHRLFGIGHSGGGAALLLLAKQIPFQKLFLLAPILNSVLSLKFLYESDSIEEFSRLLLQPEVADDEFPNNLILNTLSNSDWLVTGKVDPLSFPIKNTRIQVASLAEFLRNLFLPGFQVSEGDLAHHSEVTIFLPKEDKWFPKENTIQFAKKNQIRVVEILEAPDHFFSRSWLRVWNEIQAIGW
- a CDS encoding NAD(P)H-dependent glycerol-3-phosphate dehydrogenase; the encoded protein is MKIGIIGAGSFGTALGSILADKGYDVTLWTRSEEQARSINQNHMNSKHMPDLVLPEKLKASTDLIEVVKDKDMIVSAPPSHALSGILREIKDHIPSKVPIVSASKGIENESLRLVSEIFESELPGQYHSQLSYLSGPSFAKEMVKRVPTIVSIASKNEATAKRVQEIFSFTYFRTYWTPDVVGVEVGGALKNVIAIAAGVADGLGFGQNTRAALITRGLNEITRMGIKMGADPMTFLGPSGMGDLVLTCCGEASRNRTVGFRLGKGEKLKEILASMNEVAEGVKTTLSTKNLADKLGVEMAITQEVYRMLYEDKDPKEVVKALMSRDLKREGV
- the map gene encoding type I methionyl aminopeptidase, with product MSIQNEKDLQGILNAGKFVAKVRELLKLLAKPGVSTLELDMVAKQEFEKAGAFSAPKFDYKFPGYTCISTNLEIAHGIPKRETILKEGDLVNVDVSAKLDGYYADTGISFVVGNANPSLSKLCETAIEGTMRATKQAFTGNYLRNIGREIHSAAKENGFTVIKNLAGHGTGKKLHEEPQVLVYEDRRDHRKLNQGLVLAIESFISTGSQTAYEESDGWTLVAGNRQGVLSYVAQCEHTVIVQNGKPIIATL
- a CDS encoding MAPEG family protein, whose protein sequence is MEPIYLTLILFTLWTLGLGITLITYRSVQVLLGKKKSNEFPAGVQHGTDFNWRLNRAHLNSLENLPLFVTVVFLTVSLGKVDSFVNQAGYVILGARVTQSLIHLVSSDVMFVNIRFTFYMIQIFTYIILLLRLF